One Rhizobium binae genomic window, GCGCGTCCGAGAAGCTGGCGGAGGTCTATATCGGGGAGTATTTCGGCGGCGGTATCGAAGGCTGGTTTGCCTATGTCATCGCGCTCGCCTTCCTCCTCGTGCGCCCTTCCGGCCTGTTCGGCCAGAAGCTTGTGGAAAGGGTCTGACCGATGTCCACGATCACCTGCGATCTTCCGGTATATCGCCTCCCCGCGCGCTGGGCGATGCCATTGGCCTGGCTTGCCACCTCCTATGTCGTTGTGCCGCTTATCGGGTCCGACTATCTTTTGGAGGCTATCCTGCTGCCGTTTCTGGCGCTCAGCCTCGCCGGCCTCGGCCTCAATATCCTGACTGGCTATGCGGGGCAGGTGTCGTTGGGAAGTGCTGCCTTCATGGCCATGGGTGCCTTCGCCGCGTTCAACTTCAATCTTCGCTTCGACGGTCTGCCCTTGATCGTCAGCATGGTTCTTGCTGGTCTCGCAGCCGCCGGCATCGGCCTGGTATTCGGCCTTCCCAGCTTGCGCCTCAAGGGCTTTTACCTTGCGGTATCGACGCTTGCCGCGCAGTTTTTTGTGCAGTGGGCGCTGACCAAATTCAGCTGGTTCTCCAATGATTCCGCATCCGGCGTCATCGATGCGCCTCAGCTTTCGGTTTTCGGTCTTGTTTTCGATGGGCCGGTCGGACGATACTATTTCGCGCTGACGGTGGTCGCCGTTCTCACTTGGCTGGCCTATCGTTTGGTGAATTCGCAGACCGGCCGCAATTTCATGGCCCTGCGCGACAACGAGACAGCGGCGCGGATCATCGGCGTGCCGGTGCTGAAAACCAAGCTTGTGGCCTTCGCAATCTCCTCCTTCATCATCGGCATCGCCGGCGTCCTGTGGGCTTTCGCCTATTTGCGCACGGTCGAGCCCGCCGGTTTCAATCTCGACCGGTCGTTCCAGATCCTCTTCATCGTCATTATCGGTGGGCTTGCCTCGATCCGCGGTGCCTTTTTCGGAGCAGCACTGATCGTCGTGTTCCCACTGCTCCTGTCCCGGCTTGGCTCCTTCCTGCTCGGCGATATCTTCAATTCGGGCGTGCTCGATATGAGCCAGCGCATTGTTCTCGGCGCGCTCATCATCCTCTTTCTGATCCTCGAACCGGATGGGCTCGTCGCTCTTTGGGATCGGGGCCGAAAACGAATCGGCGCCGCCATCGTGCGGTCCTGATCGAAACGGAGCCATCAAGGCTCTCGAATGCCAACAGCCTTCATCAGATCAACCCGGACCGGCGCCTTGCGCCGGTCAATACCCGGAGTATGTCCAAAAATGACGATCCTTTCCAAATTCAAGATCGCGGCTCTTGCCGCCGGTCTCGCCTTTTCGGTGGCCATGCCTATGGCCCATGCTGACGAACAATATTTTCCGCTCCAGAGCTATCGCGTCGGCCCTTATGCTGCCGGCGGCACCGGCTTCTTCGGTGGCTTCATCGATTATTTGAACCTGATCAACACGCGCGACGGCGGCGTCAACGGCGTTAAGCTGACATGGTCGGAAGCTGAAATCCAGTATGAGGTCGAGCGTGGCGTCGAAGCGTACGAGCGTCTGAAGAGCAACCCGAACGTCGCCGCCTGGAACCCGCTCTCTGTCGGCATTGCCTATGCGATGATCGATCGCATCACCGCAGACAAGGTGCCGTTGATCACCATCAATCATGGCCGCACGGATTCGACCGATGGTCGCGTTTTCCCTTATGTCTTCCCGCTGCTACTCAATCCCTACAGTGAGACCTCAGGGATCGTGAACTACATCGCCGGCAAGGAAGGCGGTATCGAAAAGCTCAAGGGGAAGAAGATCGCCGTCCTTTATCATGGGTCGCCCTATGGCAAGGAAACGATCCCGATCTACGAACTTTTGGCGAAGAAATACGGATTCGAGCTGCAGCAGATAGAGGTGCCGCATCCCGGCAACGAACAGCAATCGCAATGGCTCACGGTCCGCCGCGCCAAACCAGACTTCGTCGTGCTGCGCGGTTGGGGCGTTATGAACCCGGTTGCGCTCAAGACCGCGGCGAAGGTTGGCTTCCCAGCAGATCACATTATTGGAAACGTCTGGTCCAATTCAGAAGAGGACGCCATCCCCGCCGGC contains:
- a CDS encoding branched-chain amino acid ABC transporter permease → MSTITCDLPVYRLPARWAMPLAWLATSYVVVPLIGSDYLLEAILLPFLALSLAGLGLNILTGYAGQVSLGSAAFMAMGAFAAFNFNLRFDGLPLIVSMVLAGLAAAGIGLVFGLPSLRLKGFYLAVSTLAAQFFVQWALTKFSWFSNDSASGVIDAPQLSVFGLVFDGPVGRYYFALTVVAVLTWLAYRLVNSQTGRNFMALRDNETAARIIGVPVLKTKLVAFAISSFIIGIAGVLWAFAYLRTVEPAGFNLDRSFQILFIVIIGGLASIRGAFFGAALIVVFPLLLSRLGSFLLGDIFNSGVLDMSQRIVLGALIILFLILEPDGLVALWDRGRKRIGAAIVRS
- a CDS encoding ABC transporter substrate-binding protein; translated protein: MTILSKFKIAALAAGLAFSVAMPMAHADEQYFPLQSYRVGPYAAGGTGFFGGFIDYLNLINTRDGGVNGVKLTWSEAEIQYEVERGVEAYERLKSNPNVAAWNPLSVGIAYAMIDRITADKVPLITINHGRTDSTDGRVFPYVFPLLLNPYSETSGIVNYIAGKEGGIEKLKGKKIAVLYHGSPYGKETIPIYELLAKKYGFELQQIEVPHPGNEQQSQWLTVRRAKPDFVVLRGWGVMNPVALKTAAKVGFPADHIIGNVWSNSEEDAIPAGEAAKGYTAITTQASGAEYPVVQEIVKTIYDAGKGNLEDKKRIGSVYHNLGIVNGILNVEAIRIAQEKFGKRTLTGDEVRWGFEHLQLDAARVEALGAKGLFHSINVTWDNHEGNGYVTFQQWDGKKWNVVSDWIAPDWALLRPIIEKSSEAYAAEKGIKLRTAADAETATN